A stretch of the Thalassotalea euphylliae genome encodes the following:
- the mtnP gene encoding S-methyl-5'-thioadenosine phosphorylase, with the protein MLAIIGGTGIYQIDGLAVEQEHEIDTPFGKPSAAIKQGSYLGQTVFFLPRHGNSHQLLPSEVNYQANIWALKSLGVTQIVGFSAVGSLQQEIAPGDLAICGQYFDFIKGSRAKSFFGNGLVAHVSTAEPSCKHLAQGIVEAANNLEVTIHDNKTYACVDGPRLGSKAESLFLKNAAACDLVGMTNVPEAFLAREAQICYCTIGIATDYDCWQDDPSQHVSVEQVISRYGESLTKAKSVLESFIKTHQADESCGCRSALASAVLTPESALSSEAKALLAVLSR; encoded by the coding sequence ATGTTAGCAATTATCGGTGGCACAGGTATTTATCAAATCGATGGCTTAGCAGTAGAGCAGGAGCATGAGATTGATACGCCATTTGGTAAACCATCTGCTGCCATCAAGCAGGGCAGTTATCTGGGGCAAACGGTTTTTTTTCTGCCAAGACATGGCAATAGTCATCAACTATTGCCGAGTGAAGTCAATTATCAAGCAAATATTTGGGCGCTTAAGTCGCTTGGTGTTACTCAAATAGTGGGTTTTTCAGCTGTTGGTAGTTTGCAGCAGGAAATTGCGCCCGGCGACTTAGCCATTTGCGGGCAGTATTTTGATTTTATTAAAGGCAGCCGTGCCAAGAGCTTTTTTGGTAACGGCTTGGTTGCTCACGTATCAACCGCCGAGCCCAGCTGCAAACATTTAGCACAAGGTATCGTTGAGGCCGCTAATAACCTTGAGGTAACCATCCACGACAACAAGACTTATGCTTGTGTTGATGGTCCTCGTCTTGGCAGTAAAGCGGAAAGTCTGTTTTTAAAAAATGCTGCTGCTTGCGATCTAGTGGGTATGACAAATGTACCAGAAGCATTTTTGGCACGCGAAGCACAAATTTGCTATTGCACCATTGGCATCGCGACAGATTACGATTGTTGGCAAGATGACCCAAGCCAACATGTGAGTGTGGAGCAAGTGATCAGTCGTTATGGCGAGAGTTTAACAAAAGCAAAGTCGGTACTGGAGTCGTTTATTAAAACTCATCAGGCGGATGAGTCATGCGGTTGTCGAAGCGCGTTGGCAAGCGCAGTGTTAACGCCAGAATCTGCGTTATCATCAGAGGCTAAAGCGTTATTAGCGGTGTTGAGCCGTTAA
- a CDS encoding TIGR04282 family arsenosugar biosynthesis glycosyltransferase: MTTTNPSLVIMCKRPKLHQGKQRLAQTIGADAAFDIAQLLLACAIEDAQAWSGNVVLAVAHQEDLAWGQALIRQAKEPQAQVIYQGGGNLGQRLNHIDKHLRSQGHQKLVFIGTDAPMLRQAHYVGLADMLAKDDIVLNMAADGGVVIMSNAQPWPDLTNLPWSSSYLGASLAACCHSWGLSVGYHTPGYDIDEKCDLITLYRDLAGEQRPARQKLLQYIATILTLEESDSCTTQ, translated from the coding sequence ATGACAACAACTAATCCAAGCCTAGTGATTATGTGTAAGCGCCCCAAATTACATCAGGGCAAGCAACGCTTGGCACAAACCATAGGTGCTGATGCGGCATTTGATATTGCCCAGTTGTTGTTAGCTTGCGCTATTGAAGACGCTCAAGCTTGGTCGGGCAATGTCGTGTTAGCGGTTGCTCATCAAGAAGATTTAGCGTGGGGGCAGGCTTTAATTCGCCAAGCGAAAGAGCCGCAAGCTCAGGTGATTTATCAAGGCGGTGGTAACTTAGGCCAACGACTTAACCACATCGACAAACACTTGCGAAGTCAGGGCCATCAAAAGTTGGTCTTTATTGGTACCGATGCGCCGATGCTCAGACAGGCACACTATGTTGGCTTGGCCGATATGCTAGCGAAAGACGATATTGTGCTTAATATGGCGGCCGATGGCGGTGTTGTCATTATGTCAAATGCACAGCCTTGGCCCGATTTAACTAATCTGCCATGGAGTTCTTCATATTTAGGCGCATCACTGGCGGCTTGTTGCCATAGCTGGGGCTTGTCGGTTGGTTATCACACCCCAGGTTATGACATTGATGAAAAGTGCGATCTTATCACCTTGTATCGCGACTTAGCGGGCGAACAGCGACCTGCACGACAAAAACTATTGCAATACATAGCGACCATTTTAACGTTAGAAGAGAGTGACTCATGCACGACGCAGTAA
- a CDS encoding DUF547 domain-containing protein: protein MTVLNAAKPAQAKPHPNKLDRSALFEVIFGLLVACTMLLATLGYDLYQARTAKPIGYWQLNQEAFAADNTKTIAHQSWQQLLAKYARYSNQLSATVFDYRAVSEQDKQQLNAYLQALQDIDPRTFNHREQFAYWINLYNALTVKLVLDHYPIASIREIHQLPFDSLGEIIGPWDIKVAQVAGQALSLNQIEHGILRSIWQEPRVHYVINCASRGCPNLPLQVITANELEQQLNTAAKAFVNHPRAVNLVGSQLTLSSIYNWFGVDFGEDHNALLAHLIRYAEPELASALTKFNGDINYQYNWQLNQPIDAALNTAMQNLDKTTIETQDDNN, encoded by the coding sequence ATGACAGTGCTCAATGCCGCTAAGCCCGCCCAAGCCAAACCACACCCAAACAAGCTTGATCGCTCTGCGCTTTTTGAAGTTATTTTTGGCTTGTTAGTCGCTTGCACCATGCTACTAGCTACTTTGGGCTACGATTTGTATCAAGCGCGCACCGCCAAGCCGATTGGTTACTGGCAGCTAAATCAAGAAGCTTTCGCGGCGGACAATACGAAAACCATAGCCCATCAGTCTTGGCAGCAGTTACTGGCAAAATATGCTCGTTACTCTAATCAGTTATCGGCGACAGTATTCGATTACCGAGCAGTGAGCGAGCAAGATAAGCAACAATTGAACGCTTATCTTCAGGCTTTGCAAGATATCGACCCGCGAACATTTAATCATCGTGAGCAATTTGCTTATTGGATCAATTTATACAATGCGCTGACGGTAAAGCTTGTGCTCGATCACTACCCGATCGCCAGTATTCGCGAAATTCACCAACTGCCGTTTGATAGCCTAGGAGAAATTATTGGCCCTTGGGATATCAAAGTCGCTCAGGTAGCTGGGCAAGCGTTGAGTTTAAATCAAATTGAACACGGTATATTGCGCAGCATTTGGCAAGAACCAAGAGTGCATTACGTGATTAATTGCGCTAGTCGCGGCTGTCCAAATTTACCTTTGCAAGTGATCACTGCAAACGAGTTGGAGCAGCAACTAAACACCGCAGCAAAAGCTTTTGTTAACCACCCTAGAGCGGTGAACTTGGTTGGCAGCCAGCTTACCTTATCAAGTATTTATAATTGGTTCGGTGTTGACTTTGGCGAAGACCATAATGCACTGCTTGCTCACCTAATCCGTTATGCCGAACCAGAACTTGCCAGTGCACTAACGAAATTTAATGGCGATATTAACTATCAATATAACTGGCAACTTAATCAACCGATTGACGCAGCTTTGAATACAGCAATGCAAAACCTAGATAAAACGACAATAGAGACCCAAGATGACAACAACTAA
- a CDS encoding methyltransferase domain-containing protein has product MHDAVKEYYGKTLQSSEDLQTNACCTDSNLTTDVKTVLANIHDEVLAKYYGCGLVTPESLTDCHILDLGCGAGRDCYALAQMVGEHGFVTGVDMTEEQLAVANKHLAYHQQKFGYQQANTEFKLGYIEKLDQLGLAENSIDVIVSNCVINLSPDKEAVLKQAYALLKNGGEMYFADVYADRRIPEHLKNDPLLYGECLSGALYQGDFIELAKQVGFADPRLVERREITIDNPEIIERVQGIKFHSNTYRLFKAPELEANQEDYGLSVVYQGTVASHPDALQLDQDNYFAKGEKIKVSGNTWQMLTHSRFKSHFEFVGDFSQHLGAFTRSPSCATDQPKAKTSTTTSGCC; this is encoded by the coding sequence ATGCACGACGCAGTAAAAGAATATTACGGTAAAACCCTACAATCGAGCGAGGATTTACAAACCAATGCGTGCTGTACAGACAGCAATTTAACTACCGATGTGAAGACCGTATTGGCGAACATTCACGATGAAGTATTGGCGAAATACTATGGCTGTGGGTTAGTGACGCCAGAGAGCCTAACGGATTGTCATATTCTCGATCTTGGCTGTGGCGCTGGCCGCGACTGTTATGCCTTGGCGCAAATGGTAGGTGAGCACGGTTTTGTCACGGGTGTTGATATGACTGAAGAGCAGCTAGCAGTGGCCAACAAACACTTGGCATATCATCAGCAAAAATTCGGTTATCAACAAGCAAATACTGAGTTTAAGCTAGGTTATATTGAAAAACTCGACCAGCTTGGTCTGGCTGAGAATAGTATTGATGTGATTGTTTCTAATTGTGTGATCAATTTGTCACCTGATAAAGAAGCTGTGCTTAAACAAGCTTATGCGCTGTTAAAAAATGGCGGTGAAATGTATTTTGCCGATGTTTATGCCGATCGCCGTATTCCTGAGCACCTGAAAAACGATCCACTACTTTATGGTGAGTGCCTCAGTGGCGCTCTGTATCAAGGGGACTTTATCGAATTAGCGAAACAGGTTGGCTTTGCCGATCCAAGACTAGTTGAGCGCCGAGAAATCACCATAGACAACCCTGAAATCATTGAGCGCGTGCAAGGTATTAAATTTCACTCTAATACCTACCGCTTGTTTAAAGCACCTGAGTTAGAGGCTAATCAGGAAGACTATGGCCTTTCAGTCGTTTATCAAGGCACTGTGGCTAGTCATCCAGACGCATTACAGCTAGATCAAGATAACTATTTTGCTAAAGGCGAAAAAATTAAGGTCAGCGGCAATACTTGGCAAATGCTAACGCACAGCCGGTTCAAGTCACACTTTGAATTTGTCGGTGACTTTAGCCAACATTTGGGGGCATTTACGCGCTCACCTTCATGTGCCACTGATCAGCCTAAAGCGAAAACAAGCACAACCACTTCAGGCTGCTGTTAA
- a CDS encoding radical SAM protein, translating into MNKQHSESWYKTPTGDERGYIIPHALDELWFHTGTRCNLECSFCLEGSSPSSKRLQGPKLSEVKPFIDEALALGVKQFSFTGGEPFLLKDMIDILAYASQFRPCLVLTNGTTPLIKRLPALQDLAESSECKHPISLRISLDSAESQSHDAGRGQGNFALAISGLKKLYRAGFKVSVARHMSADENSDQVTKQFQDLFALNGLPEDLNIVAFPDFLPPGSIADVPHISSHCMVQYQTEQQRKNYMCSNSKMIIKKNDQMQVYACTLVDDDEDYHLANTLSDSMSARISMKHHRCYSCFAHGASCSE; encoded by the coding sequence ATGAACAAACAACATAGCGAAAGCTGGTATAAAACCCCTACGGGTGATGAGCGTGGTTATATTATCCCGCACGCGCTTGATGAGCTTTGGTTTCATACTGGCACTCGCTGCAACCTCGAATGTAGTTTTTGCTTAGAAGGCTCAAGCCCAAGCAGTAAACGTCTGCAAGGGCCAAAACTGAGCGAGGTAAAACCTTTTATTGATGAGGCACTTGCTTTAGGGGTTAAGCAGTTTTCTTTTACCGGTGGCGAGCCGTTTTTGCTCAAAGATATGATTGACATCTTAGCTTATGCTAGTCAGTTTCGACCTTGTTTAGTGCTCACCAACGGCACTACGCCACTGATTAAACGCTTACCAGCACTTCAAGACTTGGCAGAGAGTAGCGAATGTAAACACCCCATTTCGCTGCGCATCAGCTTAGACTCAGCCGAAAGCCAAAGCCATGATGCGGGGCGGGGGCAAGGCAATTTTGCATTAGCGATTAGTGGCTTAAAAAAACTATATCGAGCAGGCTTTAAAGTATCTGTGGCGCGACATATGTCGGCTGACGAAAATAGCGATCAAGTCACTAAGCAGTTTCAGGATTTATTTGCCTTAAATGGCTTACCTGAAGATCTCAATATTGTTGCTTTCCCAGACTTTTTACCCCCGGGTAGCATTGCTGATGTGCCACACATCAGTAGCCATTGTATGGTGCAGTATCAAACCGAGCAACAGCGCAAAAATTACATGTGTAGCAATTCTAAAATGATCATCAAGAAAAATGATCAAATGCAGGTATACGCTTGCACCTTAGTGGATGATGACGAGGATTATCACTTAGCCAATACGCTCAGCGATAGCATGAGCGCTCGTATTAGTATGAAACATCATAGGTGCTACAGCTGCTTTGCTCATGGCGCCAGCTGTAGTGAATAA